The nucleotide window CCCGGCCTCATCAACCCCATCGTCAAGCGGGCCGAAGCACGGGGCGGCATTCGCGATGCCCACCAGGTCCGCCTGCTGGCGCGCGCCGTCGCCCGCTTGCACCCCGGTGCGCTGGCCGCCATGCTGGACGTCGACGCCCCTGTCGAAGGCTGGATCATGGGGCTTGGACACGAGGATAAACTGATGGCCGCCGCCGACGACATCCTGCACCCCCCGCCGCTGCGCGACGACTGTTTCGCCCTGCCCGCCGGGGTGGACTGGACGCCGGTGGACGACGCGCTGGCCCTGCTGCAAGACCGGCTCCATCCGGTCGTCGGCGCCGAAACGCTGCCCCTAGACCGCGCCCGCGGCCGGATCCTTGCCGCCGATGTGACTGCCAAGAGGGCCAACCCGCCCCTGCCCAACACCGCCGTCGACGGTTATGGCTTCAACCATGCCAGCCTGACGGACAACAACCAGACCCTGCCCCTCATCCCCGGACGCGCCGCCGCCGGCATGGCGTTCGAGGGCACCGTGCCCCCGGGCCATGCCATCCGCATCCTCACCGGCGCCGCGTTGCCCCGGGGCGTCGACACGGTCATCCTGCAAGAGGACGTCACCGCCAGCGACACCGCCATCGCCTTCCGCCCCGGCATCAAGCCCGGCGCCAACACCCGCAAGGCGGGCGAGGACGTAAGGCGAGGCGACACCATTCTTCGCCAGGGCCGCAGGCTCACCCCCGCCGACCTCGCGCTCCTCTCGGCCACCGGGAACACCGACCTTACGGTCCACACGCCGCTGCGCGTCGCGGTGCTGTCCACCGGCGACGAACTGGTCGAACCGGGCGCCACCGCCGCCGCCGGCCAGATCTTCGACGCCAACCGCCCCATGCTCCTGGGACTGGTCGAGCAATTCGGGTTCACGCCCATCGACCTGGGCCGCGTCCCCGACGACCGCGACACCCTTCGCGCCACACTCGACCGCGGCGCGCAACAGGCCGACGTGATCCTCACCTCCGGCGGCGCCTCGGCGGGCGACGAAGACCACGTCTCGGCCCTCCTGAACGAGGCCGGCGCGATGTCGCAATGGCGCATCGCCGTCAAGCCGGGCCGCCCCCTCGCGCTCGGCCTCTGGAACGGCGCGCCGGTCTTCGGCCTGCCCGGCAACCCGGTTGCCGCGCTGGTCTGCACACTGATCTTCGCCCGTCCCGCGATGGGCCTCCTGTCGGGTCAGGGCTGGCGTCGCCCGCAGGGCTTTCAGGTCCCCGCCGCCTTTTCCAAGTCCAAGAAACCCGGCCGCCGCGAATACCTGCGCGCCCGTGTCACCGACGGGCAGGCGGAGGTCTTCAAGTCCGAAGGTTCGGGCCGCATCAGCGGCCTCAGCTGGGCCGACGGGCTGGTCGAACTGCCCGACGGTGCCGCCACGATCTCCCCCGGGGACCCGGTCACCTACATCCCGTTCGCCAGCTTCCTCTAGGCAATCGCCTTCACTGGTCCCGGAATATTCCCGCCGGAGCCACCGGCCACACGTCCCACGACCGGCACCGGCGCGTCAGGCCGGCCCCTGCTGCCCCGAGGCGGCGGCCAAGGGCCGGCGCCGAGACACCCTGCGCGGCAAGGCCGCTCCGCCTATCTGTCGTCATAGCCTTTCTTCTGCGCCTGGTAGAGCCGCGCGTAG belongs to Roseovarius sp. THAF27 and includes:
- the glp gene encoding gephyrin-like molybdotransferase Glp, with translation MKTFDTVAIVDWSGGNDTGARPCKDAIWLGITRDGTDAEPQYIRNRIEAESILTDLIESETAANRRLFIGLDFPFAYPSGFARALTGTDSPFAVWEWLTDHVTDTPKANTRFDVAGQINRAIGNGIGPFWGNGRPNHDVPGLPRTKHGYRNLFPDRRAVEEQAKGSFTCWQLSGAGAVGGQVLTGLPVLHRLRQRFPGLIATWPFEPLDTPVALVEIWPGLINPIVKRAEARGGIRDAHQVRLLARAVARLHPGALAAMLDVDAPVEGWIMGLGHEDKLMAAADDILHPPPLRDDCFALPAGVDWTPVDDALALLQDRLHPVVGAETLPLDRARGRILAADVTAKRANPPLPNTAVDGYGFNHASLTDNNQTLPLIPGRAAAGMAFEGTVPPGHAIRILTGAALPRGVDTVILQEDVTASDTAIAFRPGIKPGANTRKAGEDVRRGDTILRQGRRLTPADLALLSATGNTDLTVHTPLRVAVLSTGDELVEPGATAAAGQIFDANRPMLLGLVEQFGFTPIDLGRVPDDRDTLRATLDRGAQQADVILTSGGASAGDEDHVSALLNEAGAMSQWRIAVKPGRPLALGLWNGAPVFGLPGNPVAALVCTLIFARPAMGLLSGQGWRRPQGFQVPAAFSKSKKPGRREYLRARVTDGQAEVFKSEGSGRISGLSWADGLVELPDGAATISPGDPVTYIPFASFL